In Anaerolineales bacterium, one DNA window encodes the following:
- a CDS encoding M14 family metallopeptidase, with protein MLDIPATYESSRERFRSLPASFPDHWPDSRLTSIPLADDSDLTIDVIRADATREKQRLFILTTGLHGIEGYVGAGVIQLFIEEYLPHFDSGTTGVVIVHPINAYGMKHRMRVNKNNVDLNRSFNEDYGGLKSINPDYESLNFLLNPARPLKSPFYEKAAFLWNVLKALPKGVRHIRETALMGQYRVHDGMSFGGFELQEETKAMLGLLETAVSGYAQILFLDVHTGYGPRWQMTLLNPPTERMTAAETESRFKVPLVAGVNPEEFYSINGDMLEYFCNMIKANYPEKTYYAGAFEFGTYGDSLWQGIHSLRTTVLENALRWFGGSDAARAWMKREYDELFLPSEPKWREKASHNARVAFDGIFGAEGFLEHST; from the coding sequence ATGCTGGACATCCCCGCAACCTACGAATCCTCGCGCGAGAGATTCCGCTCCCTGCCCGCCTCTTTCCCGGACCATTGGCCTGATTCTCGATTAACCAGCATTCCTCTCGCTGACGATTCTGACTTAACCATCGACGTCATCCGCGCAGACGCAACACGCGAAAAACAAAGGTTGTTTATCCTGACCACTGGCTTGCATGGCATTGAAGGCTACGTCGGCGCGGGCGTGATACAGCTCTTCATCGAAGAATATCTGCCGCACTTCGACTCGGGAACGACGGGCGTCGTGATCGTCCATCCCATCAATGCATACGGGATGAAACACCGCATGCGCGTCAACAAAAACAACGTGGATTTGAACCGCAGTTTCAATGAAGATTATGGCGGTCTAAAATCGATCAACCCCGATTACGAATCATTAAATTTTCTGCTCAACCCCGCGCGCCCGCTCAAGAGTCCATTTTATGAAAAAGCCGCGTTCTTATGGAATGTGTTAAAGGCACTGCCCAAAGGTGTCCGCCACATCCGTGAGACGGCATTGATGGGACAATACCGCGTCCATGATGGGATGTCTTTCGGTGGTTTTGAGTTACAGGAAGAAACCAAAGCCATGCTGGGGCTTCTCGAAACCGCCGTGAGTGGCTATGCGCAAATCCTTTTTCTGGATGTTCACACGGGCTACGGTCCGCGCTGGCAGATGACGCTGCTGAATCCTCCGACAGAGAGGATGACTGCCGCAGAAACAGAGAGCAGGTTCAAAGTCCCGCTCGTGGCGGGGGTAAATCCAGAGGAGTTTTATTCCATTAATGGGGATATGCTCGAATATTTCTGTAATATGATTAAGGCGAATTATCCTGAAAAAACGTATTACGCGGGCGCGTTCGAGTTTGGGACGTATGGCGATTCACTCTGGCAGGGCATACACAGCCTGCGGACTACGGTGCTGGAGAATGCACTGCGCTGGTTCGGCGGCAGCGATGCGGCACGCGCATGGATGAAACGCGAGTATGACGAGTTGTTTTTGCCCTCGGAACCGAAGTGGCGCGAGAAGGCCTCACATAATGCACGGGTCGCGTTCGATGGGATCTTCGGCGCAGAGGGCTTTCTCGAACATTCAACATAA
- a CDS encoding AbgT family transporter, with translation MEERSGAQISRKAFLQSVLILLALIIVSGILTLVIPAGEYQRIDVDGRETILPDSFAITARPDYPIWRWFTAPLEVLSGPDSLTIIVITVFILMVGVAFAVMDKSGILKSALARIVKRFENQKYILLLIITFFFMALGAFFGIFEEVVPLVPLMIALAYSLGWDTLTGLGMSILATNMGFSAAITNPFTIGVAQGIARLPAFSGSGYRIIVFIFFYILLAVFLTRHARKVEANAKASPVYEEEQATRAKYSHFTTKSIADENPRTTPAIIFLLVCVVLIFAALFAGPFVPVIGDLALPIVGLLFLVAGIGSGLIAGIGKNAWKAAWDGLTGIAPAIPLILMAASVKYIIASGGILDTILFNAANAFQGTTPVAAALLIYVLTLIIEFFVSSGSAKAFLLMPIMIPLADLVGVTRQTTVLAYVFGDGFSNLAYPTNPVLLICLGLTAVTYTKWIRWVMGLWIWVILASLGFLAIAVMIQYGPF, from the coding sequence ATGGAAGAAAGATCAGGCGCACAGATCAGCCGGAAGGCATTCCTTCAATCCGTTCTCATCCTGCTGGCATTGATCATCGTCTCAGGGATCCTCACGCTGGTCATCCCCGCGGGCGAGTACCAACGCATCGATGTGGACGGGCGCGAGACCATCCTGCCTGATTCATTCGCGATCACCGCGCGCCCCGATTACCCCATCTGGCGCTGGTTCACCGCCCCGCTCGAAGTGCTGTCAGGCCCAGACAGCCTGACCATCATCGTCATCACCGTGTTCATTCTCATGGTCGGCGTGGCGTTCGCAGTCATGGACAAAAGCGGAATTCTCAAATCCGCGCTGGCCCGCATCGTCAAACGCTTCGAGAATCAGAAGTACATACTTCTGCTCATCATCACATTTTTCTTCATGGCGCTCGGCGCGTTCTTCGGAATCTTTGAAGAAGTCGTGCCGCTCGTGCCGTTGATGATCGCGCTCGCCTACTCCCTCGGCTGGGATACGCTGACGGGCCTGGGTATGTCCATCCTCGCCACCAACATGGGCTTCTCCGCCGCCATCACCAATCCCTTCACCATCGGCGTGGCACAGGGCATTGCCAGACTGCCCGCCTTTTCGGGTTCGGGCTACCGCATCATTGTATTCATCTTCTTTTACATTCTCCTGGCAGTCTTTCTTACCCGCCACGCCCGCAAAGTGGAGGCGAACGCCAAAGCCTCGCCTGTTTATGAGGAAGAGCAAGCCACCCGCGCAAAATACAGCCATTTCACCACAAAGTCCATCGCGGATGAAAATCCGCGCACCACGCCTGCCATCATTTTCCTGCTCGTCTGCGTCGTGTTGATCTTCGCCGCGTTGTTCGCAGGTCCGTTCGTGCCCGTCATCGGCGACCTCGCGCTGCCCATCGTCGGGTTGCTGTTCCTCGTCGCAGGCATCGGGTCGGGACTGATTGCGGGCATCGGCAAAAACGCCTGGAAAGCCGCATGGGACGGACTGACGGGCATCGCGCCAGCCATTCCGCTGATTCTCATGGCGGCAAGCGTCAAATACATCATCGCTTCGGGCGGCATCCTCGATACCATTTTATTCAACGCGGCAAACGCTTTTCAAGGCACAACCCCCGTCGCCGCCGCACTGCTGATCTACGTCCTCACGCTCATCATCGAGTTCTTCGTCTCCAGCGGCTCGGCGAAAGCCTTCCTGCTCATGCCCATCATGATTCCGCTCGCGGACCTGGTCGGCGTCACACGCCAGACCACCGTGCTCGCCTACGTCTTCGGCGACGGCTTCTCCAACCTCGCCTACCCCACCAACCCCGTCCTGCTCATCTGCCTCGGCCTGACCGCCGTCACCTACACCAAATGGATACGCTGGGTGATGGGCTTGTGGATCTGGGTCATCCTGGCCTCGCTGGGGTTCCTTGCCATTGCCGTGATGATTCAATACGGACCGTTCTAA
- a CDS encoding glycoside hydrolase family 99-like domain-containing protein, translating into MEKSIQSVFLAFVLLTVLLSGCAPASTPIPPAPTSPIAPTIQPTIETPISTPTIFNETVTPSFFIQQPYPTRTKFTPAEIYKPEKLVWAIYYGWYMDMFYPRTWSSDIWTDRPLIPYESDDPDGIRQHILWAKSAGIDGFLYEWCGDGLAGDDARTMDSVFELVLDIAYHMDFKIAVYYDQLCMNPFETKQVQSQMEYLLRYRAVHPAYYWTNGKPVVVIYYTTDLELSEWKIIFDNLETDGLQAIYIGESYDPNELNVFNGLHQYINLPMKDLPQTYSDLSRQVQALNRQKPGREHLWIATVSPGFDNTPLVNRSDAEEGSIPTIIDRLNGQTYSTSWDKALNSGADWIIITSWNEWQENTHIEPSQIYGDTYLRITKQYTMQWKRP; encoded by the coding sequence ATGGAAAAATCAATTCAATCTGTATTTCTTGCGTTTGTCTTGCTAACGGTTTTGTTGAGTGGATGCGCTCCTGCTTCTACGCCTATTCCGCCCGCCCCTACATCACCCATTGCACCTACCATACAACCTACAATTGAAACGCCCATTTCTACGCCAACGATTTTCAACGAAACTGTTACTCCTTCTTTCTTCATTCAACAACCTTACCCAACTCGCACAAAATTCACACCAGCTGAAATCTATAAACCCGAAAAGCTTGTATGGGCGATATATTATGGTTGGTATATGGATATGTTCTACCCGCGTACCTGGTCCAGTGATATTTGGACAGACCGCCCCTTGATACCCTACGAATCGGATGATCCAGACGGGATTCGGCAACATATTTTATGGGCAAAATCTGCTGGCATTGACGGGTTTCTATACGAGTGGTGCGGGGATGGGCTTGCCGGAGACGACGCTCGCACAATGGATTCCGTGTTCGAACTTGTTCTTGACATTGCCTATCACATGGACTTCAAAATAGCGGTGTATTATGACCAGTTATGCATGAACCCATTCGAAACAAAACAGGTACAGTCACAAATGGAATACCTCCTCAGGTATCGGGCTGTTCATCCAGCCTACTATTGGACGAATGGTAAGCCAGTCGTCGTTATATACTATACGACTGATCTGGAGTTGTCCGAGTGGAAAATCATTTTTGACAATCTGGAAACCGATGGGTTGCAAGCAATATACATTGGAGAGAGTTATGATCCGAATGAATTGAATGTCTTTAACGGTCTCCACCAGTACATAAATTTACCCATGAAAGATCTCCCCCAAACATATTCGGATCTCTCGCGGCAAGTACAAGCGCTTAATCGGCAAAAACCAGGCAGGGAGCATCTCTGGATCGCGACAGTCTCGCCTGGGTTTGACAACACGCCACTTGTCAACAGAAGTGATGCGGAAGAAGGCAGCATCCCGACGATTATTGATCGCCTTAATGGACAAACATATAGCACATCCTGGGATAAGGCACTTAATAGCGGTGCAGATTGGATAATTATAACTAGTTGGAACGAATGGCAAGAAAATACACATATTGAACCCAGTCAAATTTATGGCGACACTTATTTACGAATCACCAAGCAATACACTATGCAATGGAAGAGACCATAA
- a CDS encoding IS5 family transposase (programmed frameshift) has translation MNYKTIAHLKGSDFKRLTGVQRETFEQMLTVIEKGLRDFGRPPKLSRADQLLMTLMYWREYRTEFHIAQSYGVSEATVCRTIRKVEEALVRSKKFRLPGKKALQASDTVFEVVLVDVSEQPVERPKKGQKRHYSGKKKRHTQKAQVMADRKSTQIITTAFSHGSKHDFQLFKDDACEFSEHLRILADAGYQGLMEFHQNSQTPFKKSKYHALTKREKQSNRSLARKRIVIEHIFRKLKVFRILSERYRNRRKRFALRFNLIAAIYNLELNSI, from the exons ATGAACTATAAGACAATCGCACATCTCAAAGGTAGTGACTTCAAACGGCTAACTGGCGTCCAGCGCGAAACCTTCGAGCAGATGCTCACAGTCATTGAGAAAGGGCTGCGAGACTTCGGGAGACCGCCAAAACTGAGCCGAGCCGATCAGTTGTTGATGACCTTGATGTACTGGCGAGAATATCGCACAGAATTTCATATTGCGCAATCCTATGGTGTCAGTGAAGCAACCGTTTGCCGCACCATTCGCAAGGTAGAGGAGGCCTTAGTCCGTTCAAAAAAGTTTCGTTTGCCTGGCAAAAAGGCACTTCAAGCCAGTGACACGGTGTTCGAGGTAGTGCTGGTTGATGTCAGCGAACAGCCAGTGGAACGTCCAAAAAAAG GCCAAAAACGGCATTACAGTGGCAAAAAGAAGCGTCACACCCAAAAAGCGCAGGTGATGGCTGATCGAAAAAGTACCCAAATCATAACCACCGCCTTTAGTCATGGAAGCAAACACGACTTCCAACTGTTCAAAGACGATGCCTGTGAGTTCTCTGAACATCTGCGTATTCTGGCAGATGCGGGCTATCAAGGATTGATGGAGTTTCATCAGAACAGTCAAACACCCTTCAAGAAATCCAAATACCATGCTCTGACGAAACGAGAGAAACAGAGCAATCGAAGCTTGGCACGGAAACGGATTGTGATTGAGCATATATTCCGTAAGTTGAAAGTGTTTCGCATTTTGAGCGAGAGGTATCGCAATCGTAGAAAGAGATTTGCTTTGCGCTTCAACCTGATTGCTGCTATTTACAACCTTGAACTCAACTCAATTTGA
- a CDS encoding IS110 family transposase, translating to MTTSSGKFVGIAVAKEKLDIAVLGETKASQVTNDEKGIASLIKKMQTLGPELIVVEATGGYQRAVVLGLYEAGLPVAVVNPSRVRQYARACGLLAKTDKLDAFNLAEFGKQVRPRWFEAKSEAGRYVSALLVRRRQVEEMLKAEKSRVRTVHADMRGSLERMIKVLKEEIKRLEGELDRFMKEHEDWQQQEQILCSAKGVGRVTAATLLAELPELGKLDRKKIAALVGLAPMNSDSGKKRGYRKTKGGRIEVRSVLYMSTLVATRYNPMVKAQYQELLRRGKVKKVALTACMRKFLTILNAMMRDRVPFRQTVTA from the coding sequence ATGACAACTAGTAGCGGAAAGTTCGTAGGGATCGCCGTTGCCAAAGAGAAGTTAGACATTGCCGTGTTGGGGGAAACGAAAGCAAGCCAGGTCACAAACGATGAAAAAGGGATCGCCAGCCTGATCAAGAAAATGCAAACGCTAGGACCAGAACTGATCGTGGTGGAAGCGACGGGCGGCTACCAACGAGCCGTGGTCTTGGGATTGTATGAGGCAGGATTGCCCGTGGCAGTGGTCAACCCATCGCGGGTGAGACAATACGCGCGAGCCTGCGGGCTGCTTGCCAAGACCGACAAATTGGACGCCTTCAACCTGGCAGAGTTCGGGAAACAGGTGAGACCGAGGTGGTTTGAGGCCAAAAGTGAGGCAGGACGCTATGTATCCGCCCTTTTGGTGAGGCGCAGACAGGTGGAAGAGATGCTGAAGGCGGAAAAAAGCCGTGTACGGACGGTGCATGCGGATATGCGCGGCTCGTTGGAGCGGATGATCAAGGTCTTGAAGGAAGAGATCAAGCGCTTGGAAGGGGAGTTGGACAGGTTCATGAAAGAACATGAAGACTGGCAACAACAGGAGCAGATCCTGTGCAGTGCCAAGGGTGTGGGACGGGTAACCGCGGCCACCCTGCTGGCGGAACTGCCTGAGTTGGGAAAACTGGACCGCAAGAAGATCGCGGCTTTAGTGGGCTTGGCACCGATGAACTCGGATAGCGGGAAGAAACGCGGCTATCGGAAGACGAAGGGAGGCAGGATCGAAGTGCGCAGTGTGTTGTACATGTCGACCTTGGTGGCGACGAGGTACAACCCGATGGTCAAAGCACAGTATCAGGAATTATTGAGACGGGGCAAGGTCAAGAAGGTAGCGCTGACAGCCTGTATGCGAAAGTTCTTAACCATCCTGAACGCGATGATGCGAGATCGCGTCCCATTCAGGCAGACGGTGACAGCCTGA
- a CDS encoding DUF1801 domain-containing protein: MAEMKTKVNEASVEGFLSKVEDEQKRKDSLEIVKIMQQVTKQEPKMWGPAIIGFGSYHYKYESGREGDMPQIAFSPRKQNITLYIGVGDNSDNPLLKKLGKYTTAKVCLYIKKLADVDRNVLQELIADSFKRAL; encoded by the coding sequence ATGGCTGAGATGAAAACGAAGGTGAACGAGGCGAGCGTCGAGGGGTTTTTGAGTAAAGTCGAAGACGAGCAGAAGCGCAAGGATAGCCTTGAGATCGTAAAGATCATGCAGCAGGTGACGAAGCAAGAGCCAAAAATGTGGGGACCTGCCATTATCGGTTTTGGCTCATATCATTACAAGTATGAAAGCGGGCGGGAAGGCGATATGCCGCAGATCGCATTCTCCCCCCGCAAACAGAACATCACGCTCTATATTGGGGTAGGCGACAACTCTGACAACCCACTGCTCAAGAAACTTGGTAAATATACAACGGCCAAGGTTTGCTTGTATATTAAGAAACTGGCAGATGTGGACAGGAACGTTTTGCAGGAACTGATCGCGGACTCATTCAAAAGGGCTCTTTGA
- a CDS encoding YbaK/EbsC family protein has product MKLPAHLHLEKQDLPYEARSFPPETEKGAANVAHALGFPERQAVKTLIFRVADTGECALVMLGGDQNAISGNLKRAIGSRNIQMAPPEVVKEVTGYVIGSIPAFGWQPVGFRSFLEATLMNEPVLGTGAGQWGEEIMITPENLVKASNAIVVNLTVREGE; this is encoded by the coding sequence ATGAAACTCCCCGCTCATCTGCATCTCGAAAAACAGGACCTCCCCTACGAGGCACGCAGTTTTCCGCCCGAGACCGAAAAGGGCGCGGCGAACGTGGCGCACGCGTTGGGTTTCCCGGAACGGCAGGCGGTGAAGACGCTGATCTTCCGCGTGGCGGATACGGGCGAGTGCGCCCTGGTGATGCTGGGCGGCGACCAGAACGCCATTTCGGGGAATTTGAAACGCGCGATCGGTTCGCGCAACATCCAGATGGCGCCGCCAGAAGTGGTGAAGGAGGTGACGGGATACGTCATCGGCTCGATCCCCGCCTTTGGCTGGCAGCCCGTCGGATTCCGATCCTTCCTCGAAGCGACTCTGATGAACGAACCCGTCCTCGGCACGGGCGCAGGTCAATGGGGCGAGGAGATCATGATCACGCCCGAAAATCTGGTGAAGGCGAGCAATGCGATCGTGGTCAATTTGACGGTGCGGGAGGGGGAGTAA
- a CDS encoding gluconokinase codes for MKIIIMGVSGSGKTTVGELLARELGWRFFDADDFHSEANRAKMSRGIPLTDEDRADWLAALKTVLRENADCVLACSALKEAYRGVLRVDESVRFVHLKGTFEQVQSRLEKRKGHYMPVGLLQSQFETLEEPADAVVVEVASAPEALVPIIRKGLDL; via the coding sequence ATGAAAATCATCATCATGGGTGTATCGGGGTCGGGGAAGACGACGGTTGGGGAGTTGCTGGCGCGGGAATTGGGCTGGCGGTTCTTCGATGCGGACGATTTCCATTCGGAGGCGAACCGCGCGAAGATGTCGCGGGGGATTCCGCTGACGGACGAAGACCGCGCGGATTGGCTGGCGGCGCTGAAAACCGTCCTGAGGGAAAATGCCGATTGCGTGCTGGCATGTTCGGCGTTGAAAGAGGCGTATCGCGGCGTCCTGCGGGTGGATGAGTCGGTCCGCTTCGTCCATTTGAAAGGGACGTTCGAGCAGGTACAATCCCGCCTGGAAAAACGCAAAGGACATTACATGCCCGTCGGGCTGTTGCAGAGCCAGTTCGAGACGCTGGAGGAGCCCGCCGATGCCGTCGTCGTGGAGGTCGCATCCGCGCCCGAAGCGCTCGTCCCGATCATCCGCAAAGGACTCGACCTATGA
- a CDS encoding DUF126 domain-containing protein → MTELTLQGKTIIPGEARGVALVSREPLSFWGGYDWQTGEIIDRRHSLSGHIAKGRILAVPFTRGSSTTTAVLLEAIRAGTAPAAIITTDTDFFFALASVVADELYASPIPLAALGEADFARLETGDEVRVMSDGRVVVKKQESA, encoded by the coding sequence ATGACTGAATTAACCTTGCAAGGCAAAACCATCATCCCAGGCGAGGCGCGGGGGGTGGCGCTGGTCAGCCGTGAGCCGCTTTCGTTCTGGGGCGGGTATGATTGGCAGACCGGCGAGATCATTGACCGCCGCCATTCGCTTTCGGGGCACATTGCGAAGGGACGCATCCTTGCCGTGCCGTTTACGCGCGGATCGTCCACGACGACGGCGGTTCTGCTGGAAGCCATCCGCGCGGGGACGGCTCCCGCCGCGATCATCACCACGGATACGGATTTCTTCTTCGCGCTGGCGTCGGTGGTGGCGGATGAGTTGTATGCGTCGCCGATTCCGTTGGCGGCGTTGGGAGAAGCGGATTTTGCGAGGTTGGAGACGGGGGATGAGGTGCGGGTGATGAGCGATGGGCGGGTGGTTGTGAAAAAGCAGGAGAGCGCCTGA
- a CDS encoding aconitase X catalytic domain-containing protein → MTLTLTQKDRAMLDGEHGPATKMAMSILVRMAEVTGVDELLDITGAHIDSTVYIGDAGLEFAERLANLGAKVAVPTSLNVSGVDEHHWQEWSVPSEWAAKAHRQMVAYQSMGTVPTWTCAPYQTELKPQFGQQIAWGESNAIVFANSVIGARTERYPDLFDICCAITGRAPAMGLHLTGNRKGQILFRLVGISEDLQRRDDFYPVLGNLIGKMTLDKIPVIEGMIFTPDEDQLKAFGAATASSGGVALFHMVGVTPEALTLEAAFQGSAPQQIIEVDMEKLRQSRRELTHTDNDELHLVVLGSPHFSLAEYKRLAGLVAGKIKHPQVKFLVTSSRAMTQLAEKAGFLASALEFGAQVTVDTCILTSPMLPDEIQNLMTNSAKFAYYSPGLLKKKIAFGSLEDCVDSAVAGKVVRDESLWS, encoded by the coding sequence ATGACGCTGACGTTGACTCAAAAAGACCGCGCCATGCTGGACGGCGAACACGGACCTGCCACAAAAATGGCGATGTCCATTCTCGTGCGCATGGCGGAGGTGACAGGCGTGGACGAGCTGCTCGATATTACAGGCGCGCACATCGACAGCACGGTCTATATCGGCGATGCGGGGCTGGAATTTGCCGAGCGGCTGGCGAACCTCGGCGCGAAAGTTGCCGTGCCGACTTCGCTGAACGTCAGCGGCGTGGACGAGCATCACTGGCAGGAATGGTCGGTTCCCTCGGAGTGGGCAGCGAAGGCGCATCGGCAGATGGTGGCATACCAAAGCATGGGGACCGTCCCAACCTGGACGTGCGCGCCCTACCAGACGGAGTTGAAGCCGCAGTTCGGTCAGCAGATCGCGTGGGGAGAATCGAACGCCATCGTGTTCGCCAACTCGGTCATCGGCGCGCGGACGGAACGCTATCCAGATTTGTTCGATATCTGCTGTGCTATCACGGGACGCGCGCCGGCAATGGGACTGCACCTGACCGGAAACCGCAAGGGACAAATCTTGTTCCGTCTCGTCGGCATTTCGGAAGACCTGCAACGCAGGGATGACTTTTATCCGGTGCTGGGCAACCTGATCGGCAAAATGACGCTGGATAAAATCCCCGTCATCGAAGGCATGATTTTCACGCCTGATGAAGACCAGTTGAAAGCCTTCGGCGCGGCGACGGCGTCCTCGGGCGGCGTGGCGTTGTTTCACATGGTCGGGGTCACACCCGAAGCGCTCACGCTGGAGGCGGCATTTCAGGGAAGCGCACCGCAACAAATCATCGAAGTTGACATGGAAAAATTACGCCAATCCCGCCGCGAGTTGACCCACACCGATAACGACGAATTGCATCTGGTCGTGCTGGGAAGTCCGCACTTTTCGCTGGCGGAGTACAAACGGCTGGCGGGATTGGTGGCGGGGAAAATAAAACATCCGCAGGTCAAGTTCCTCGTCACCTCAAGCCGAGCGATGACACAACTGGCAGAGAAGGCGGGCTTCCTCGCATCCGCGCTGGAGTTCGGAGCGCAGGTCACGGTGGATACCTGCATCCTGACTTCGCCCATGCTGCCCGATGAGATCCAGAATTTGATGACGAATTCGGCGAAGTTCGCGTATTATTCGCCCGGGCTGTTGAAGAAGAAGATCGCGTTTGGCAGTTTGGAGGATTGTGTGGACTCGGCGGTGGCGGGGAAGGTTGTGAGGGATGAGTCGTTGTGGAGCTAA
- a CDS encoding DMT family transporter, producing MTESRARLFLPFAILLAILAVSAASVFIRYAQNDGAPSLVIAALRLTFATLLLAPVALTRHLDEIKRFTRTEILLGGFSGIFLAVHFATWISSLEYTSVASSVVFVSTGPLWVALLSPLLLKEHLSRTAMFGLGLALVGGTIIGLSDACVWDAGLTCPALADALQGRAIWGNFLALAGAWTVTGYLIIGRKLRPQMSLIAYIFLVYGMAAMALLVFMFAAGQSPFGYSPKIYGWIFLLAAVPQLLGHSTYNWLLKYLSATLVAVVTLAEPIGSAMLAFFFLNETPTLGVIAGGALILLGIYLASRQR from the coding sequence GTGACCGAATCCCGCGCGCGTCTTTTTCTGCCATTTGCCATACTGCTCGCCATCCTCGCGGTTTCAGCCGCGAGCGTTTTTATCCGCTATGCTCAAAACGACGGCGCGCCTTCGCTGGTGATCGCCGCCCTGAGATTGACCTTTGCGACACTCCTGCTCGCCCCCGTCGCATTGACCCGCCACCTGGACGAGATAAAACGCTTCACGCGGACCGAGATCCTGCTCGGCGGTTTCTCGGGCATTTTCCTCGCCGTGCACTTCGCCACGTGGATATCGTCGCTCGAATACACCAGCGTCGCCAGTTCGGTCGTGTTCGTCAGCACGGGTCCGCTGTGGGTGGCGCTGCTCTCCCCTCTTCTGCTGAAAGAGCATCTCTCGCGGACAGCCATGTTCGGGCTGGGACTCGCTTTGGTCGGCGGGACAATCATCGGGTTGTCTGATGCGTGCGTTTGGGACGCTGGTCTCACCTGCCCCGCGCTGGCAGACGCCCTGCAAGGTCGCGCCATCTGGGGCAACTTCCTCGCGCTAGCCGGCGCGTGGACGGTGACGGGCTATCTCATCATCGGGAGGAAACTGCGTCCGCAGATGTCGTTGATCGCGTATATTTTTCTGGTGTATGGCATGGCGGCGATGGCTCTGTTGGTCTTCATGTTCGCGGCGGGACAATCGCCGTTTGGATACTCACCCAAAATCTACGGTTGGATCTTCCTGCTGGCGGCGGTTCCGCAATTACTCGGACATTCAACATATAATTGGTTATTGAAATACCTGTCCGCGACGCTGGTGGCGGTGGTGACGTTGGCAGAACCCATCGGCTCGGCGATGCTCGCGTTTTTCTTCTTGAATGAAACGCCGACGCTTGGGGTCATCGCGGGCGGCGCGTTGATCCTGCTTGGGATTTATCTGGCATCAAGACAGCGGTAG
- a CDS encoding superoxide dismutase, whose translation MAFDLPKLAYAYDALEPHIDARTMEIHHTKHHQTYITNLNGAVEKTPELAGKTVVELLSDLNTVPEGVRGVVRNHGGGTHNHNLFWEIMGPKAGGAPKGDLAKAIDASFKSFDDFKAEFTTSATTRFGSGWAWLVKKGSGLAVVSTANQDSPLSEGMTPILGIDVWEHAYYLNYQNRRPDYIAAFWNVINWDAVAEKFAAK comes from the coding sequence ATGGCTTTTGACCTTCCCAAACTCGCATATGCATACGACGCCCTCGAGCCGCACATCGACGCGCGCACGATGGAGATCCACCACACCAAACATCACCAGACCTATATCACCAATTTGAACGGTGCGGTCGAAAAGACACCCGAACTGGCTGGCAAGACCGTCGTGGAATTGCTCAGCGATTTGAATACCGTCCCTGAAGGTGTGCGCGGCGTGGTCCGTAATCACGGCGGCGGCACGCACAACCACAACCTGTTCTGGGAGATCATGGGACCCAAGGCCGGCGGCGCGCCCAAGGGCGATTTGGCCAAGGCCATTGATGCGTCCTTTAAATCCTTCGACGATTTCAAGGCGGAATTCACGACCTCCGCCACCACCCGCTTCGGTTCCGGTTGGGCCTGGCTTGTCAAAAAGGGCAGCGGCCTGGCTGTTGTCTCCACCGCCAATCAGGACAGTCCGCTTTCGGAGGGCATGACCCCCATCCTCGGCATCGACGTGTGGGAACATGCCTATTACCTGAACTATCAGAACCGCCGCCCCGATTACATCGCCGCCTTCTGGAATGTGATCAACTGGGATGCAGTTGCGGAGAAATTCGCCGCGAAGTAG
- a CDS encoding ferredoxin family protein, whose translation MTHIITSLCVRDRGCIEVCPVECMIPGQPVAEWPWIYIDPDTCIDCGACVPECPFAAIFPEDEVPAAYTAKGGEYISKVGLSGHYEATNHHGKPVVLETTRQLAAGEVVDLTPDIKPNYDFFQGGPGYSAKDSDDGM comes from the coding sequence ATGACCCACATTATCACCAGTTTATGCGTTCGTGACCGCGGCTGCATCGAAGTATGCCCCGTGGAGTGTATGATCCCCGGCCAGCCCGTGGCGGAATGGCCCTGGATCTATATCGATCCCGACACCTGCATTGACTGCGGCGCGTGCGTTCCGGAGTGCCCGTTTGCCGCCATCTTCCCCGAAGATGAGGTCCCTGCGGCGTACACTGCCAAGGGCGGCGAGTACATCAGCAAGGTTGGGCTTAGCGGTCATTATGAAGCCACCAATCATCACGGCAAGCCGGTCGTTTTGGAGACCACCCGGCAGCTTGCAGCCGGTGAGGTGGTGGATCTCACCCCCGATATCAAACCCAATTACGATTTCTTCCAGGGCGGCCCCGGTTACTCCGCCAAGGACAGTGACGACGGCATGTAA